A region of the Oceanococcus sp. HetDA_MAG_MS8 genome:
GCACGCGCAAACGTGGTGCGCATCGTGGGACTGAACTACAAAGACACGCCCGAGCAGGCCAAAGACTGGCTGGCCCGACTGGGCAACCCCTATGCCTGGAGCGTGGTCGACCAAAGCGGCCGTATCGGCATTGATTATGGCGTCTATGGCGTGCCAGAGACCTTCGTATTGGATCAACAAGGTGTGATTCGCGCCAAGCGCATCGGGCCCATCACGCCCGACTATTTGGAGCAACAACTTCTACCCCTGCTGGATCAACTCCGGGCGGAGCAAGGCTAATGCGCAGACTCATTGCATTCTTGCTGCTCAGCCTGGCAGCCCTGAGCGGCCAGACTGCCGATGTTGACCCAGACCGTCTCCGCGCCTTATCCGAGGAGCTGCGCTGCTTGGTCTGTCAAAACCAGTCCATCGCCGAGTCGCAGGCGCCCCTGGCTCAAGATCTACGCGAGGAACTGGAGAGACTGATCCGCGAAGGCCGAACAGATGCTGAAATCCGCCATTGGATGGTGTCTCGCTATGGCGACTTTGTGCTCTACCGCCCGCCGTTGAGGCCTCGCACCTGGGCCTTGTGGTTTGGCCCTCCGGTCCTGGTCGTATTGGGTTTGTTGTTGATATGGGGCGTAGTCAAGCGACAGCGACAACATCCGCCGCTAACGACTGAAATTGACGAAGAAAAGTTGCAAGCCGCCTTGAAAACCGGCGCACACGACCCAGGTCCTAATCAATGACGGGATTCTTTCTCACCGCAGCGCTGGGTACAACCCTTTGGGCGCTGCTCTGCGTGCGTGCATGGCGTGGCGGTGGCAGCGCAGCGTCGCAGCGTCAGGCCATCAATGCGGCAGATTACGCAGCAGGGTTAGATCGCATCAAAGCAGCGCAAGACAATGGCGAGCTTGATGCTCAGCAAGCGCAACAAGAGACCCTCCGGCTTAAACAACAACTACTTCTGGCGACCGAAGCTGAAGCTGAGCAGAGCGCCGCGAGTTGGAGCCACAATCTTCGCGGACCTGCCAAGATAGCTTTGCTTGTGCTTCCACTGAGCTTAGCCAGCATCGTCTTTTTACTCACCCAAGGCCAGGCCCATTGGCCCCAAGCCCAGGTCGCACCCAGCGCCGCCGATGTGGAAGGGATGGTCGCGCAATTGGCCAGCCGCCTCGAGCAAAACCCCGAGGACACCCAGGGCTGGTTAATGCTTGGGCGGTCTTACATGGTGATGCAGCGCTACCCACAAGCAGCGCAGGCCTTGCGCGAAGCGAATACCAGAATGCAGCCGCCCATTACCGCTGCACAGCTTGCCGAAGCAGAAGCCCTTGCTCTTGCCGGCGATCCGGAGTTCGCACAGCGAGGCCGGGTGCTTCTGCAGCAAGTCCTCAATGCCGAGCCCAATAACGTACGCGCCCTGTGGTACGCCGGCTTGGCGGCGCAGGTTGCCGGAGATGATTCGGCCGCGCAAGGAGCTTTTGAGCGACTACGATCTCAGCCGGACTTACCACCGGAAGTGGCCAGAGCTTTAGACCAACTCGCCGCCAGCAAACCGGCGCAACCGGCATCACCCTCAGCGGCCAGCGTCGAAGAAGCACCAGAGATCACATTGCGCATTGAACTCGGCGACGACCTTCGAAACCAGCCCAGGCCAAGCCAGACTCTGTTTGTCGTGGCCAAACGTCCAAATGGTCCTCCCATGCCCTTAGCGGCGCGCAAGTTACAAACCCAGAACTTTCCGCTGCAGGTGAAGCTTGGTCCGGAGCATCTGTTGCGACCGGATAACAATTGGAGCGCACAAGACCGCCTCCTGATCACCGCCCGACTCTCCACTTCAGGCCAAGCAATTGCGCAAAGCGGGGATTGGCAGGGCCAAGAAATCTGGGCAGGGCAGGCCGACTCTGCACTGACCATCAAGCTCAACACCGTCCTGCCTTAGACTATCGTCAATCTGCAAACATCAAGACGCTTGGAACCCATGAACAACACTCTGCAGTTCGATCGCATTCCGCCAACGCTGCCTCTTTTTGCCAAACTTGCCGTCACTAAGGCGAAACCTGAAAAAATTCTTCCAGTTCCGCTGATCGCGCAGGCCAGCGGCATCCGGCCGAAGGCTGAGGATGTGGAGAAGTATTTAGAAGTATGTGGCGGACAGGCCAATGGTCGTCTGCCCATTTTGTACCCCCAGGTGATGTCCACGCCGCTCACCATGAGCTTATTGGTGCACCCACAGTTTCCACTAGCGGCCCTGGGCCTGGTGCATGTGGAGAACACCGTCGAGCAACAGCGCGCGCCTCGTGTGGATGAGGCATTGGATTTTCTGGTAACCATCCCCAACATCGAGCGAACCAGCCGCGGTTATGAGTTCGACATGCTCACGGAGGTCAGCGTAGAGGGGGAAAAGATTTGGCAATCCCGCGCCCGTATTTTGAGCCGAGCCAAAGATCCAAATGCCGCCAAAAAACCCCGAGAGCCGCGTCGCCCCCCCAGTGCTAGCGACTGGCCTCTGATTGAAACCTACTCCTTGGCCCCCAACTTGGGTCGTCGTTACGCGCGCGTCTCTGGCGACTTCAACCCGATTCACCTCTACGCGAATACCGCCAAACTTTTGGGCTTTAAGCGCGCCATCATTCATGGCATGTGGTCTGCTGCTGCAACTGCAGTGGCTTTGGATATCGGTCCAGGCCCTGGGGTTTTCGACTGCGAGTTCAAGACACCCCTATTTCTCCCCGGCAAGGCGAATCTCCACGCCAAAGCCAGCACCAAAGGGCGTGAGTTCCTGCTCCAGGACGCCAAGAGCTTTAAACCTATCTTGAGCGGTAGCTACAAACAGGGTTGACCGCAAACTACTACTAAAACGCTTGGAGAGCTCATATGCGCATCAGAAAAGCCGTCTTTCCCGTCGCGGGACTGGGAACTCGATTTTTACCTGCGACCAAGGCCAGCGCCAAAGAAATGCTGCCCATCGTGGACAAGCCCCTGATCCAATATGCGGTGATGGAAGCCGTAGCTGCGGGAGCCGAGCAGCTGGTTTTTATTACCAGCGAGAACAAGAATTCCATCCTCGATCACTTCGACCGTAGCTACGAGCTCGAGAAAACTCTGGAAGAGAAGGGCAAGGATGAAATCCTCAAGGTTGTTCGGGAAATTCTTCCAGCCGGTGTGAGCTGCATTTACATTCGACAAGCCGAAGCGCTGGGCTTAGGCCACGCCGTTTTGTGCTCAGAGCCTGCAGTTGGCAACGAAGACTTTTCCGTCATTTTGGCCGATGACCTCATCAACGGAGACATGCGCCCGTGCATGGCGCAAATGGCCAGAATCTACGATGAGCACGGCCTGAGTGTGTTGGCGGTACAACGGGTACCACCCGATCAAACGCATAAATACGGCATCGTGGAAGTCGAGGAGATTGAGCCTGGGCTGAGTAAGATCAAGGGCATTGTGGAGAAGCCCAAGCCCGAAGACGCACCTTCCAACTTGGCTGTCGTGGGGCGCTACATCCTGAGCTCACGTATTTTCAAGCTCATTGAACAAACCGGGCGCGGGGCTGGCAATGAAATTCAGCTCACCGACGCGATTGCCGATTTGCTCAAAGAGCAAACCGTATTGGCCTACGAATTCAAGGGTACGCGTTACGACTGTGGTAGCAAGTTGGGCTACTTGCAGGCCAACGTAGACTACGCTTTGCGCCATCCAGAATGTGGCGAGGACTTTGAAGAATGGCTACGTTCACGGGTGGCAGAGAAGTCTTAAGACGGTTGTGAAGAGTATTTTGACGATCCGTTTTATGCAGCGGAACACCATTTCAAGCAAGCCGCTTGGGAATGCTGTGCATACCCAAGTCGTACAACGGGAGACCCACCGTGCACGGTGACCTCATCAAAAAACAATGGGCAGGAACGCCGCTCTCTGGCTCCCATTCGGGTTATGTGGACGCACTCTACGAAGAGTTTCTGAAGAACCCGCAAAATGTGGAACCCAGCTGGCGGGAGTACTTTGAAGCCAACACCGATCTGGCTCAACCGGATGTGCCCCATGCGCCCATCCGTGAGTCCTTCGTGGCCCTGGCACAAGAGCGGGACCGCCGTGCGCGCCGCGGCGTGGGTATGGCCCCAGAGGCAGCCACCAAGCAGGCGGGTGTGCTCCGCCTGATCAACTACTATCGCGTCCGTGGTCATCAAGCCGCCAACCTGGACCCCTTAGGGTTGACCGAGAAGCCAATGCTGCGGGACCTGGACCCGGCTTTCCATGGGCTCAGCGATCAGGATCTGGACACGGAATTCAATACTGGCTCTTTGGTCGCCCCTGAACGGCTGCCGCTAAGGGACATCATTGCACTCTGCCAGGAGGTCTACACCGGCAGCATTGGCGCCGAGTACATGTACATCACCGAAACGGCAGAGAAACGGTGGATTCAGCAGCGTTTGGAAGGAGCGGCTTTTCAGCCCAAGCTGAGCCAGGACGAGCAGAAGAATTTGCTCATGCAGCTTACCGCAGCGGAAGGCATAGAACGCTACCTGCACACCAAATATGTGGGCCAGAAGCGGTTTTCCTTAGAAGGCGGCGAAAGCCTCATACCTGCGCTTGATACCGCCTTGCATACCGGCGTCAAAGCCGGGACGGAAGAAGCCGTGATAGGCATGGCGCACCGCGGCAGGCTGAATGTCTTGGTGAACATCCTGGGCAAGTCACCAGCCGACCTGTTTGCCGAGTTTGAGGGCAAACACATATCGGATGAGGATATTTGGGCATCGGGCGACGTGAAATATCACATGGGCTTTTCCACCGATGTGGAAATTGAAGACAAGCGCTGCCATCTGGTGCTGGCTTTCAACCCCTCGCACTTAGAAATCGTGAATCCCGTTGTTCAAGGTAGCGTTCGGGCTCGCCAGGACCGCCGCAATGATGAAGATGGCAGTGAGATTCTGCCCATTCTGATTCACGGTGATGCGGCTTTTGCCGGCCAAGGCGTGGTTATGGAGACCTTACAGCTCTCCAACTCTCAAGGCTA
Encoded here:
- the galU gene encoding UTP--glucose-1-phosphate uridylyltransferase GalU is translated as MRIRKAVFPVAGLGTRFLPATKASAKEMLPIVDKPLIQYAVMEAVAAGAEQLVFITSENKNSILDHFDRSYELEKTLEEKGKDEILKVVREILPAGVSCIYIRQAEALGLGHAVLCSEPAVGNEDFSVILADDLINGDMRPCMAQMARIYDEHGLSVLAVQRVPPDQTHKYGIVEVEEIEPGLSKIKGIVEKPKPEDAPSNLAVVGRYILSSRIFKLIEQTGRGAGNEIQLTDAIADLLKEQTVLAYEFKGTRYDCGSKLGYLQANVDYALRHPECGEDFEEWLRSRVAEKS
- a CDS encoding cytochrome c-type biogenesis protein CcmH, with amino-acid sequence MRRLIAFLLLSLAALSGQTADVDPDRLRALSEELRCLVCQNQSIAESQAPLAQDLREELERLIREGRTDAEIRHWMVSRYGDFVLYRPPLRPRTWALWFGPPVLVVLGLLLIWGVVKRQRQHPPLTTEIDEEKLQAALKTGAHDPGPNQ
- a CDS encoding DsbE family thiol:disulfide interchange protein, giving the protein MRYLWGLPIIAVGAMIWVLAQGLKLDPSEIESPLLNQAAPDFASTRLHDGLTTSLEDLRGEVTLLNVWASWCVACRQEHPLLNDMARANVVRIVGLNYKDTPEQAKDWLARLGNPYAWSVVDQSGRIGIDYGVYGVPETFVLDQQGVIRAKRIGPITPDYLEQQLLPLLDQLRAEQG
- the ccmI gene encoding c-type cytochrome biogenesis protein CcmI; translation: MTGFFLTAALGTTLWALLCVRAWRGGGSAASQRQAINAADYAAGLDRIKAAQDNGELDAQQAQQETLRLKQQLLLATEAEAEQSAASWSHNLRGPAKIALLVLPLSLASIVFLLTQGQAHWPQAQVAPSAADVEGMVAQLASRLEQNPEDTQGWLMLGRSYMVMQRYPQAAQALREANTRMQPPITAAQLAEAEALALAGDPEFAQRGRVLLQQVLNAEPNNVRALWYAGLAAQVAGDDSAAQGAFERLRSQPDLPPEVARALDQLAASKPAQPASPSAASVEEAPEITLRIELGDDLRNQPRPSQTLFVVAKRPNGPPMPLAARKLQTQNFPLQVKLGPEHLLRPDNNWSAQDRLLITARLSTSGQAIAQSGDWQGQEIWAGQADSALTIKLNTVLP